The following proteins are encoded in a genomic region of Betaproteobacteria bacterium:
- a CDS encoding threonine synthase gives MSYVDGIVRWSDGGELADGAPAGCAAGDFPVVRYDLSRLAREIDRDVFARGPASLWRYAPLLSAQHPENAVTLGEGWTPLVPMPRLGESIGCGRLWAKDEGRNPSGTFKDRGASVAVTRLRELGVKTVVHNSSGNAGGSWALYAARAGLRCVNLLPADAPPASLAQSLLAGADTVILDGPWQSSGAMVASAAADEGWFNMGTLKEPHRVEGKKTMGLEIAEQLGWRLPDAIVYPTGGGVGAIAMYKAFRELQALGWVEKGPLPRLLVTQYAGCAPIVRAFDEGADHAEVWTELDVLPGGLKSTRPPGDRAVLELLRETGGAAIAVPTAEALRAVAEIARREGLFPCPEAATTIAGLTQAFARGTLDREAEIVVLLTGSGLKSVPQLPATGARTVPEGGRLSR, from the coding sequence ATGAGCTATGTGGACGGCATCGTCCGCTGGAGTGACGGCGGCGAGCTTGCGGACGGTGCGCCAGCCGGATGCGCGGCCGGAGATTTTCCGGTCGTTCGCTACGATTTGTCCCGCCTTGCACGCGAGATCGACCGCGATGTCTTTGCGCGCGGACCCGCATCGCTATGGCGTTATGCGCCCCTGCTCTCGGCACAGCACCCGGAAAACGCCGTCACGCTCGGCGAAGGGTGGACGCCGCTGGTTCCCATGCCGCGCCTTGGCGAATCGATCGGCTGCGGCCGGCTATGGGCGAAGGACGAGGGGCGTAACCCGAGCGGAACGTTCAAGGACCGTGGCGCGAGCGTGGCCGTGACGCGGCTGCGCGAACTTGGTGTAAAGACGGTCGTGCATAACAGCTCGGGAAACGCGGGCGGCTCGTGGGCTCTTTACGCGGCGCGCGCCGGCCTGCGCTGCGTAAACCTGCTGCCTGCCGACGCGCCGCCGGCGAGCCTCGCGCAGAGTCTGCTCGCCGGGGCGGACACGGTGATCCTCGATGGACCCTGGCAATCCTCCGGCGCGATGGTCGCAAGCGCGGCGGCCGATGAGGGCTGGTTCAACATGGGCACGCTGAAGGAGCCGCACCGCGTCGAGGGCAAGAAGACAATGGGGCTCGAAATCGCCGAGCAGCTCGGCTGGCGCCTGCCGGACGCGATCGTCTATCCCACCGGGGGCGGCGTGGGCGCCATCGCGATGTACAAGGCGTTCCGGGAATTGCAGGCGCTCGGCTGGGTGGAGAAGGGGCCTTTGCCCAGATTGCTCGTGACCCAGTACGCGGGCTGCGCGCCCATCGTGCGCGCTTTCGATGAAGGCGCGGATCACGCCGAGGTATGGACCGAGCTCGACGTGCTGCCCGGTGGCCTGAAGTCGACGCGTCCCCCCGGCGACCGCGCGGTGCTGGAGTTGCTGCGCGAGACGGGCGGCGCAGCGATCGCGGTCCCGACTGCGGAGGCGCTGCGTGCGGTGGCGGAGATCGCGCGGCGCGAAGGCTTGTTTCCATGTCCTGAGGCCGCGACGACGATTGCCGGTCTGACCCAGGCATTTGCCCGGGGCACGCTCGATCGCGAGGCGGAGATCGTCGTGCTTCTTACGGGTTCGGGGCTCAAATCGGTTCCGCAGCTACCGGCCACCGGCGCGCGCACCGTCCCGGAAGGCGGCCGCCTCTCGCGCTGA
- a CDS encoding transporter substrate-binding domain-containing protein, whose protein sequence is MRKHCLLLMLSSVLPVLIGTNPAIAGPTVDAIKERGKLICGVGNRPGWSALDSQGKWRGLDVDTCKAVAAAVLRDPEKVQFVKTTTQTRFTVLQTGEVDMLTRNVTWTLSRDAKLGVDFVAPTFYDGQGFMVPKKLGVKDVKGLDGATVCVLPGSTSEKVAADVFGQNKIKYTPVVIQTQQEINTAFFGGRCDVHIQSTSGLSSTRATVAPNPADYIILPGIYGKDPMGPVVRQGDAQWKDIVAWVVYAMIEAEESGITSKNVDEMRKTSKDSNVQRLLGSKDKLGADLGLDPEWAYRVIKTVGNYGEMFDRNVGKNSPLKLERGINDLWTHGGLMYSPPFK, encoded by the coding sequence ATGCGCAAACATTGCTTGTTACTGATGTTGTCGTCCGTACTGCCGGTGCTGATCGGCACCAACCCTGCAATCGCAGGGCCGACCGTCGATGCGATCAAGGAGCGCGGCAAACTGATCTGCGGTGTCGGCAACCGACCGGGCTGGTCCGCGCTCGACAGCCAGGGCAAGTGGCGCGGACTCGATGTCGATACTTGCAAGGCGGTCGCTGCCGCCGTGCTGCGCGACCCCGAGAAGGTGCAGTTCGTGAAGACGACGACACAGACGCGCTTCACGGTGCTGCAAACGGGCGAGGTCGACATGCTCACCCGCAACGTCACCTGGACGCTCTCGCGCGACGCCAAACTCGGCGTCGATTTCGTCGCGCCGACCTTCTACGACGGCCAAGGCTTCATGGTCCCGAAGAAATTGGGCGTGAAGGACGTGAAGGGCCTCGACGGCGCGACGGTGTGCGTGCTGCCGGGATCGACGTCCGAGAAGGTCGCCGCCGACGTCTTCGGCCAGAACAAGATCAAGTACACGCCGGTCGTGATCCAGACGCAGCAGGAGATCAACACCGCGTTCTTCGGCGGACGCTGCGACGTGCACATCCAGTCGACTTCGGGCCTGAGCTCGACGCGAGCGACGGTCGCGCCGAACCCGGCCGACTACATCATCCTGCCTGGCATTTACGGCAAGGACCCGATGGGGCCGGTGGTACGCCAGGGCGACGCGCAGTGGAAGGACATCGTCGCATGGGTCGTCTACGCGATGATCGAGGCGGAGGAGAGCGGCATCACCTCGAAGAACGTCGACGAGATGCGCAAGACGAGCAAGGATTCGAACGTGCAGCGCCTGCTCGGCAGCAAGGACAAGCTCGGCGCGGACCTCGGGCTCGACCCCGAGTGGGCCTACCGCGTGATCAAGACGGTGGGCAACTATGGCGAAATGTTCGACCGCAACGTCGGCAAGAATTCCCCGCTGAAGCTCGAGCGCGGCATCAACGACCTGTGGACGCACGGCGGGTTGATGTACTCGCCGCCGTTCAAGTGA
- a CDS encoding FCD domain-containing protein, which yields MLDLIVSGAFDRHSPLSERGLADSLGLSRTPVREALRELARDGLLEAVPARGTFVRVLMIDDLRELYEVRYGLEGVGATLAASYGPSEDLLAYAPVLRRLLETDADPAEAYDVGARFHLDVMACARNRLLLDIYEPMRLRAQLALGLPRTYDHARVRESVSEHLAILDAVEARDGERAQSLIVEHLARGLDARLKIFSRFKAGAAAGGKPA from the coding sequence GTGCTCGATCTCATCGTGAGCGGAGCGTTCGACCGGCACTCACCGCTCTCCGAGCGGGGCCTTGCAGACTCCCTGGGGCTCAGTCGCACGCCCGTGCGCGAGGCGCTGCGGGAGCTGGCGCGCGACGGCTTGCTTGAAGCGGTACCGGCCCGCGGCACCTTCGTTCGCGTGCTCATGATCGATGATCTGCGCGAGCTCTACGAGGTGCGTTACGGGCTCGAGGGGGTTGGCGCGACGCTCGCTGCGTCCTATGGCCCGAGCGAGGACCTCTTGGCCTACGCCCCGGTCTTGCGCCGCCTGCTTGAAACGGACGCCGATCCTGCCGAGGCCTACGACGTCGGCGCCCGGTTCCATCTCGACGTCATGGCGTGCGCGCGCAACCGCCTCCTGCTCGACATCTACGAGCCGATGCGCCTGCGGGCCCAGCTCGCGCTGGGGCTCCCGCGCACTTACGACCATGCGCGCGTGCGCGAGTCGGTCTCCGAGCACCTCGCCATCCTCGATGCGGTCGAGGCGCGCGATGGCGAGCGCGCGCAGTCGCTGATCGTCGAGCATCTCGCGCGCGGACTCGACGCGCGCCTGAAGATCTTTTCCCGTTTCAAGGCCGGCGCGGCGGCGGGGGGGAAGCCCGCCTGA
- a CDS encoding aminotransferase class V-fold PLP-dependent enzyme, whose translation MNIRENAVAPDWQALRRQFPTLEHCTYVNAAQKAPLARWAEEAIAEWVRDVYENAGENAFSMDRVEETRAAVARLLGVPAATLALIKNTSEGVNIIAHGLALGPGDNVLVSEAEHENNTFPWRYLASRGVEVRFVKPEADGRIPVPAYEKMIDRRTRVVAAAWVTYGLGYRTDLPALSKLCRAHDALLVVDGVQALGVLATPLSDLGADAVISGGHKGLYSLAGAGCMYVREDLIGKITPPYAAKYSFASNDRMRAKLELAPDAHRFEYGNPNFLGIWVQRRSAEMLMEIGLHNIEARIRDLTTYAMDSADQRGIRVRTPADWRERAGIVSFDTGAESKAIVARLKRNHIIVSEKDGHMRASVSFFNNEADIDAMLDVMKG comes from the coding sequence ATGAACATACGCGAGAATGCCGTCGCCCCGGACTGGCAGGCGCTGCGGCGCCAGTTTCCGACGCTCGAGCACTGCACCTACGTCAACGCCGCGCAGAAGGCGCCGCTTGCGCGGTGGGCGGAAGAGGCGATCGCCGAGTGGGTGCGCGACGTGTACGAGAACGCGGGCGAGAACGCCTTCTCGATGGACCGCGTGGAGGAGACACGCGCCGCGGTCGCACGGCTGCTCGGGGTACCCGCCGCAACGCTGGCGCTCATCAAGAACACCTCCGAGGGCGTCAACATCATCGCGCACGGCCTGGCGCTCGGGCCTGGCGATAACGTGCTCGTGAGCGAGGCCGAGCACGAGAACAACACCTTTCCGTGGCGCTACCTCGCCTCGCGCGGCGTAGAGGTGCGGTTCGTGAAGCCGGAAGCGGACGGGCGGATTCCCGTGCCGGCATACGAGAAGATGATCGACCGGCGCACGCGGGTTGTCGCCGCGGCGTGGGTCACCTACGGACTCGGGTATCGCACTGACCTTCCGGCGCTCTCGAAGCTTTGCCGCGCGCACGACGCACTGCTCGTTGTCGACGGCGTGCAGGCGCTCGGCGTGCTCGCGACGCCGCTTTCGGATCTCGGCGCGGACGCGGTAATCTCCGGCGGCCACAAGGGTCTCTACAGTCTCGCGGGCGCGGGCTGCATGTACGTGCGCGAGGATCTCATCGGGAAAATCACGCCGCCGTACGCGGCGAAGTACAGCTTCGCATCGAACGACCGCATGCGCGCGAAACTCGAGCTCGCGCCCGATGCGCACCGCTTCGAGTACGGCAACCCGAACTTCCTCGGCATCTGGGTGCAGCGCCGCTCGGCCGAGATGCTGATGGAGATCGGCCTGCATAACATCGAGGCACGGATCAGGGATCTCACGACCTACGCGATGGATAGCGCGGACCAGCGCGGAATCCGCGTGCGCACGCCGGCCGACTGGCGCGAGCGCGCCGGGATCGTGAGCTTCGATACGGGAGCGGAAAGCAAGGCGATCGTCGCGCGGCTCAAGCGCAATCACATCATCGTGAGCGAGAAGGACGGGCACATGCGCGCCTCGGTCAGCTTTTTCAACAACGAGGCCGACATCGACGCGATGCTCGATGTCATGAAGGGCTGA
- a CDS encoding ABC transporter permease subunit (The N-terminal region of this protein, as described by TIGR01726, is a three transmembrane segment that identifies a subfamily of ABC transporter permease subunits, which specificities that include histidine, arginine, glutamine, glutamate, L-cystine (sic), the opines (in Agrobacterium) octopine and nopaline, etc.), with amino-acid sequence MTPVFRKGGRRPPPPRPPLDPRTLWHSTSFRAIALQALVIIVVIGAAALMIENAMNALSKRGISTGFGFLTGEAGFRIGESLIRFDAEDSYLRAYAVAILNTLKVSILSVLLATLIGMIVGIGRLSRNWLISRLAAGYVELFRNTPQLVQIVFWYTAVTLLPNVRQAWNPVADVYLSKRGLTLPWPEAHPAWWWTLFAFAAAAGVVAWLSVRAKQRRRAGLSASIRGTQLAALLMAAPVATWLLAGAPAAISVPALAGFNFRGGATLSPEFLALLLGLSLYIAAFIAEIVRAGIQSVPRGQIEAANAIGLTRLHLYSRVILPQALRVMIPPATAQYVSTIKNSSLGVAIGYPELFNVSNTIITLSGNTVEAIVIMMAVYLTISFIIAALMNWYNHAVRIRER; translated from the coding sequence ATGACGCCAGTATTCCGCAAGGGCGGGCGACGCCCACCGCCGCCGCGGCCGCCCCTCGACCCGCGCACGCTCTGGCACAGCACGAGCTTTCGCGCGATCGCGCTGCAGGCGCTGGTGATCATCGTCGTCATCGGCGCGGCGGCGTTGATGATCGAGAACGCGATGAACGCGCTGTCGAAGCGCGGCATCTCCACGGGCTTCGGGTTTCTCACGGGCGAGGCGGGCTTCCGCATCGGCGAGTCCCTGATCCGCTTCGACGCCGAGGACAGCTACCTGCGCGCCTACGCCGTCGCGATTCTCAACACGTTGAAGGTGTCGATCCTGAGCGTGCTGCTCGCCACGCTGATCGGAATGATCGTCGGCATCGGGCGGCTGTCCCGCAACTGGCTCATCTCGCGCCTTGCCGCGGGCTACGTCGAGCTCTTCCGCAATACCCCGCAGCTCGTGCAGATCGTGTTCTGGTATACGGCGGTGACGCTGCTCCCCAACGTGCGGCAGGCGTGGAATCCCGTGGCGGACGTTTACCTCAGCAAGCGCGGCCTGACGCTCCCCTGGCCCGAAGCGCACCCGGCGTGGTGGTGGACGCTCTTCGCCTTCGCCGCGGCGGCGGGCGTGGTGGCGTGGCTGTCGGTGCGCGCAAAGCAAAGGCGCCGGGCGGGGCTTTCCGCCTCGATACGGGGGACGCAACTCGCCGCGCTGCTCATGGCTGCGCCCGTCGCGACATGGCTTCTCGCGGGAGCGCCGGCTGCGATCAGCGTGCCCGCGCTCGCGGGATTCAACTTCCGCGGCGGTGCGACCCTCTCGCCGGAATTTCTCGCGCTCCTTCTCGGGCTGTCGCTCTACATCGCGGCATTCATTGCCGAGATCGTGCGCGCGGGCATCCAGTCCGTGCCGCGGGGGCAGATCGAGGCGGCGAATGCGATCGGGCTTACGCGCCTTCACCTCTACTCGCGCGTGATCCTGCCGCAGGCGCTGCGCGTGATGATCCCGCCGGCGACCGCGCAGTACGTGAGCACGATCAAGAACAGCTCGCTCGGGGTCGCGATCGGCTATCCCGAGCTCTTTAACGTGAGCAACACCATCATCACGCTGAGCGGCAACACCGTCGAGGCGATCGTCATCATGATGGCCGTCTACCTCACCATCAGCTTCATCATCGCGGCGCTGATGAACTGGTACAACCACGCGGTGCGCATCCGGGAGCGCTGA
- a CDS encoding ATP-binding cassette domain-containing protein: MIELRDVNKWFGDFHVLRDASLTVRRGERVVVCGPSGSGKSTMIRCINRLEVHQEGTIRVDGVELTDDVRRIQSVRREVGMVFQSFNLFPHMTVLENLTLGPSLVQRAPMPDAEEQAMALLKRVRIPEQARKFPGQLSGGQQQRVAIARALMMKPKVMLFDEPTSALDPEMISEVLDVMVELAAEGMTMMVVTHEMGFARQVADQMVFMDDGEVIEAAPPQEFFANPRSERTRLFLSQILSH, translated from the coding sequence ATGATCGAGTTGCGCGACGTCAACAAGTGGTTCGGGGATTTCCACGTGCTGCGGGACGCGAGCCTCACCGTCCGGCGCGGCGAGCGCGTGGTCGTGTGCGGGCCGTCGGGCTCGGGCAAGTCGACCATGATCCGCTGCATCAACCGGCTGGAGGTGCACCAGGAGGGAACGATCCGGGTCGACGGCGTTGAACTTACCGACGACGTGCGCCGCATCCAAAGCGTGCGGCGCGAGGTCGGCATGGTGTTTCAGAGCTTCAACCTGTTTCCTCACATGACGGTGCTCGAGAACCTGACGCTCGGGCCGAGCCTCGTGCAGCGCGCGCCGATGCCGGACGCCGAGGAGCAGGCGATGGCACTCTTGAAGCGCGTGCGCATCCCCGAACAGGCGCGCAAGTTTCCCGGGCAGCTCTCGGGCGGGCAGCAGCAGCGGGTCGCCATCGCGCGCGCCCTCATGATGAAGCCCAAGGTGATGCTTTTTGACGAACCGACCTCGGCGCTGGATCCCGAAATGATCAGCGAAGTGCTCGACGTGATGGTCGAGCTCGCCGCCGAAGGCATGACGATGATGGTGGTCACGCACGAGATGGGGTTCGCAAGACAGGTCGCGGACCAGATGGTGTTCATGGACGACGGCGAAGTCATCGAGGCCGCGCCGCCGCAGGAATTCTTCGCCAATCCCCGGAGCGAGCGCACGCGGTTGTTCCTCAGCCAGATCCTTTCACACTAG
- a CDS encoding ABC transporter permease subunit (The N-terminal region of this protein, as described by TIGR01726, is a three transmembrane segment that identifies a subfamily of ABC transporter permease subunits, which specificities that include histidine, arginine, glutamine, glutamate, L-cystine (sic), the opines (in Agrobacterium) octopine and nopaline, etc.), whose product MHDAAITLAPGSRRRAPREQAGVLTWMRRNLFNGVYNTLLTVLVAIALVLTVPGVITWAVTDAVWSGPGAQCRAATGACWAIIAEKYRLILFGTYPYDEHWRATAAMAIIVGLAIVSGFRRFWSYRLFWTWLVALGAALTLMFGGVFGLSPVGTHQWGGLPLTLIIFVGTVVGGMPLAVLLALGRRSELPVIKALCVGVIEITRGVPLITVLFMASLILPLFLPPGVTIDKLLRAQLGMIVFFAAYAAEIVRGGLQAIPRGQTEAADAIGLSYWQRTRRIILPQALRIVIPALMNDIIRAFKNTTFVSIIGLFDVLGATSAAIQDPEWVLYAPEAYLFILALYFLFCFSMSKYSAGVERDLNTGRGY is encoded by the coding sequence ATGCACGATGCCGCCATCACCCTAGCGCCCGGTTCCCGCCGTCGCGCGCCGCGCGAGCAAGCGGGCGTGCTCACCTGGATGCGGCGCAACCTGTTCAACGGCGTGTACAACACGCTCCTGACGGTGCTCGTCGCGATCGCGCTTGTCCTCACTGTGCCGGGGGTAATCACGTGGGCCGTCACGGATGCGGTATGGAGCGGCCCGGGCGCCCAGTGCCGCGCCGCGACCGGCGCGTGCTGGGCAATCATCGCCGAGAAGTACCGCCTGATCCTCTTCGGCACCTACCCGTATGACGAGCACTGGCGTGCGACGGCTGCGATGGCGATCATCGTCGGCCTCGCGATCGTCTCCGGTTTTCGGCGGTTCTGGTCCTACCGCCTGTTCTGGACGTGGCTGGTCGCGCTCGGGGCGGCGCTCACGCTCATGTTCGGGGGCGTTTTCGGCCTGAGCCCAGTCGGCACGCACCAGTGGGGCGGGTTGCCGCTGACGCTCATCATCTTTGTGGGAACGGTAGTCGGTGGAATGCCGCTCGCGGTGCTGCTCGCGCTCGGGCGCCGCTCCGAGCTTCCGGTCATCAAGGCGCTGTGCGTCGGCGTGATCGAGATCACCCGCGGCGTACCGCTCATCACCGTGCTCTTCATGGCCTCCCTGATCCTGCCGCTTTTTCTCCCGCCCGGCGTGACGATCGACAAGCTGCTGCGCGCGCAGCTCGGCATGATCGTTTTTTTCGCGGCGTACGCCGCGGAGATCGTGCGCGGAGGCCTGCAGGCAATCCCGCGCGGGCAGACCGAGGCCGCCGACGCCATCGGGCTGTCCTACTGGCAGCGCACGCGGCGCATCATCCTCCCCCAGGCGCTGCGCATCGTCATCCCGGCGCTTATGAACGACATCATCCGCGCCTTCAAGAACACGACTTTCGTCAGCATCATCGGCCTCTTCGACGTGCTGGGCGCGACCTCGGCGGCGATCCAGGATCCGGAGTGGGTGCTCTATGCGCCTGAGGCGTACCTCTTCATCCTCGCGCTCTACTTCCTGTTCTGCTTTTCCATGTCGAAGTACAGCGCCGGCGTCGAGCGGGATCTCAACACCGGCCGCGGCTATTGA
- a CDS encoding hydantoinase B/oxoprolinase family protein has product MCSPERRGRGRSSSRNTTRRRWCAPAGLRGLTAGTTSSWNATRRTEPMDIDPVKRELIKNRLVSIADNMMLAVVRTARSTVVKNNMDFSASICDTDGQMVAQGLAVPVHLGATMPALRGCLDYFGEDIHEGDILASNDPYAGGSHLNDIFMFKPVFMDGRRIAFLGLILHHTDMGGRVPGGNAADSNEIHQEGLRIPPSKIVERGQVNRTLWRIIEHNVRVPERNAGDLKAQMAALGLGEKELLKVAADHPPDELDRYMKELVDYSERLTREGIRQLPAGEYEFADWNDDDGIGSGPVKIQVKLTVKGDTIVADFSGTSAQTGGALHTNYWFTASCTYAALRSVFDPHMPNNAGFYRPITVIAPEGCWVNPVYPAALGARGQGGHRVRMVVLGALAQMLPDRMPACVGGSEFAIVIAGRHRNRKPFLYLDFHNNSGLGGGPDRDGQDAGPYCLGNMANTPVELVEAENPILMEEYGFLPDTGGPGKYRGALALVRSYRLLAGEAMLQLRSDRERFAPWGLFGGKSGASARSYLNKGTPNEQRIPSKFMGTIRRGDVFRGEMAASGGYGDPFERDPAAVLEDVRQEKMSVRHAFEEYGVVICAQTLRLDLEATRWERDKRRRAD; this is encoded by the coding sequence ATGTGCTCGCCGGAAAGGCGCGGCCGGGGCCGCTCATCATCGAGGAATACGACACGACGACGGTGGTGCGCCCCGGCTGGTCTGCGCGGCTTGACCGCTGGAACGACATCGTCATGGAACGCGACGCGAAGGACTGAGCCGATGGACATCGATCCCGTCAAACGCGAGCTCATCAAGAACCGGCTCGTCTCGATCGCCGACAACATGATGCTCGCGGTGGTGCGCACGGCGCGTTCGACGGTGGTGAAGAACAACATGGACTTTTCGGCATCGATCTGCGACACCGACGGCCAGATGGTTGCCCAGGGTCTTGCGGTCCCCGTGCACCTCGGCGCGACGATGCCGGCGCTGCGCGGCTGCCTCGACTACTTCGGCGAAGACATCCACGAAGGCGACATCCTCGCGAGCAACGACCCGTATGCTGGTGGCAGCCACTTGAACGACATCTTCATGTTCAAGCCGGTATTCATGGACGGTCGCCGCATCGCGTTTCTCGGCCTGATCCTGCATCACACTGACATGGGCGGGCGCGTGCCGGGCGGCAACGCCGCGGACTCGAACGAGATCCACCAGGAAGGCTTGCGCATCCCGCCATCGAAGATCGTCGAGCGCGGTCAGGTGAACCGCACGCTATGGCGCATCATCGAGCACAACGTGCGCGTACCCGAACGCAACGCGGGAGACCTCAAGGCGCAGATGGCGGCGCTCGGCCTGGGGGAGAAGGAGCTCCTGAAAGTGGCTGCGGATCATCCGCCCGACGAGCTCGACCGCTACATGAAGGAACTCGTCGATTACAGCGAGCGTCTGACCCGCGAAGGCATCCGGCAACTGCCCGCAGGCGAGTACGAGTTCGCCGACTGGAACGACGATGACGGCATCGGCAGCGGTCCGGTGAAGATCCAGGTGAAGCTCACGGTGAAGGGCGACACGATCGTCGCCGATTTCAGCGGTACGTCCGCGCAGACCGGCGGTGCGCTGCACACCAACTACTGGTTCACCGCGTCGTGCACCTACGCCGCGCTGCGCTCGGTGTTCGATCCGCACATGCCCAACAATGCCGGCTTCTACCGCCCGATCACGGTGATCGCGCCGGAAGGCTGCTGGGTGAATCCGGTGTACCCGGCGGCGCTCGGGGCGCGCGGACAGGGCGGACACCGTGTGCGCATGGTCGTGCTCGGCGCGCTCGCGCAGATGCTGCCCGATCGCATGCCGGCGTGCGTCGGTGGCTCGGAATTCGCGATCGTGATCGCCGGCCGTCACAGGAACCGCAAACCGTTCCTGTATCTCGACTTCCACAACAATTCGGGGCTGGGCGGCGGTCCCGATCGCGACGGCCAGGACGCCGGTCCGTATTGCCTGGGAAACATGGCCAACACGCCGGTGGAACTGGTCGAAGCGGAAAATCCGATCCTCATGGAGGAATACGGGTTCCTGCCGGACACCGGCGGACCCGGCAAATATCGTGGCGCGCTGGCACTGGTGCGAAGCTATCGACTGCTGGCAGGCGAGGCAATGCTACAGCTTCGCTCGGACCGTGAGCGTTTCGCGCCGTGGGGACTCTTTGGCGGGAAGTCGGGCGCATCGGCGCGGTCGTATCTGAACAAGGGCACGCCGAACGAGCAGCGCATCCCGTCGAAGTTCATGGGGACGATCCGCCGAGGCGACGTGTTTCGCGGCGAAATGGCGGCTTCGGGTGGCTATGGTGATCCGTTCGAGCGTGATCCCGCCGCCGTGCTCGAGGACGTTCGACAGGAGAAGATGAGCGTGCGCCATGCCTTCGAGGAGTACGGCGTCGTAATCTGCGCGCAGACGCTCCGGCTCGACCTTGAGGCCACGCGCTGGGAGCGCGACAAACGCCGGCGGGCGGACTGA
- a CDS encoding tripartite tricarboxylate transporter substrate binding protein produces MSRSTRPLLLLPSVLAAMSAPLSVLAQDYPSKPIRWIIPYSPGGTSTFLARMIAEKLTEAWKQQIIIDNRTGANGNIGTAAAARAAPDGYTMVLVASTYTMNPAVYPNLPFDSEKDFTGVTTLLWQPYVVSVHPTLPVATVKELLALARAKPGQIDYGSGGVGNATHIAIERFATMAKVKLKHVPYKGVGNSITGLLTGEVQLLFGSAVAIQPHLHSGRIKVLAVTGLKRVGSLPNVPTVAESGVPGFEEGNWQAVLVPSGTPGAIVSRLNQELVRIVKETDVNAQIRKVGADVIGDTPEQTNARIRQDLKRYGELIKRLDIKLE; encoded by the coding sequence ATGTCCCGTTCGACCCGCCCTCTCCTGCTTCTCCCGAGCGTCCTCGCCGCGATGTCGGCGCCGCTGTCAGTTCTCGCGCAGGATTACCCGAGCAAACCCATCCGCTGGATCATCCCGTATTCGCCCGGCGGGACTTCCACTTTTCTCGCACGAATGATCGCCGAGAAGCTGACCGAGGCGTGGAAGCAGCAGATCATCATCGACAACCGCACCGGCGCCAACGGCAATATCGGAACCGCGGCGGCGGCAAGAGCGGCACCCGACGGCTATACGATGGTGCTCGTGGCGAGCACGTACACGATGAACCCGGCGGTCTATCCGAATCTACCGTTCGACAGCGAAAAGGATTTCACGGGGGTGACGACGCTGCTCTGGCAACCGTACGTGGTGTCGGTGCACCCGACCCTGCCGGTCGCGACGGTGAAGGAGTTGCTTGCGCTCGCCCGGGCGAAACCCGGCCAGATCGATTACGGTTCCGGAGGCGTGGGCAATGCGACGCATATTGCCATCGAGCGATTCGCGACGATGGCCAAGGTGAAGCTCAAGCACGTGCCGTACAAGGGCGTGGGAAACTCGATCACGGGGCTGCTGACGGGCGAGGTTCAGCTCCTGTTCGGCTCGGCGGTGGCGATTCAGCCCCATCTGCACTCGGGCAGGATCAAAGTGCTGGCGGTCACGGGGCTCAAGCGCGTCGGTAGCCTCCCGAATGTGCCGACCGTCGCCGAAAGCGGAGTGCCGGGTTTCGAGGAAGGCAACTGGCAAGCAGTGCTTGTGCCGTCGGGAACGCCCGGCGCGATCGTGTCCAGACTCAATCAGGAGCTCGTGCGCATCGTGAAGGAGACCGACGTGAACGCCCAGATACGAAAGGTCGGAGCGGACGTGATCGGGGACACACCCGAGCAGACCAACGCGCGCATCCGCCAGGACCTCAAAAGGTACGGCGAGCTCATCAAGCGCCTCGACATCAAGCTCGAATAG